One Oceanicoccus sagamiensis genomic region harbors:
- a CDS encoding acyl-CoA dehydrogenase family protein, producing the protein MSEATLLFDLTPTEEQQMTRDVVRRFAREEMASQARASDEAAELPEGLLQKTVDLGLNFMPVPEVLGGVGAGRSPISNTLSIEDLAQGDMSMAIAALSPLSVINCVLDFGTEQQQGSVTETLLSDQFVPAALAMMEPGIGFNKDQLQTRAVEQADGSYLLNGAKSLVAFGADAKVLIVFAQTVSRSGDVTGVNGFMLSGDHSGLSFEREDYMGLRPLALYAMTLTDVALPASAKMREHFDLSRFHNLSKIALAALAVGTCQAVLDYVVPYVNERVAFGEPIANRQSVAFLVADMATELEALRLMVYRAASRAEQGMDFNREAFLVHRQAIKYGMKIGSDGVQLLGGHGFTRDHPVELWYRNLRALATLDGLLMA; encoded by the coding sequence ATGAGTGAAGCAACGTTACTATTTGATCTCACACCCACGGAAGAGCAGCAGATGACTCGGGATGTGGTGCGGCGCTTTGCTCGGGAAGAAATGGCCAGCCAGGCTCGGGCCAGCGATGAGGCCGCCGAGCTACCAGAAGGCTTACTACAAAAAACCGTTGATCTGGGTTTGAATTTTATGCCAGTCCCCGAGGTATTGGGGGGAGTCGGTGCAGGGCGCAGTCCCATCAGTAATACCCTGAGTATTGAGGATTTAGCGCAAGGGGATATGTCGATGGCTATTGCTGCCTTATCTCCCTTGTCAGTGATTAATTGCGTATTGGATTTCGGCACTGAGCAGCAGCAAGGCTCAGTGACAGAGACTTTATTATCGGATCAGTTTGTGCCAGCTGCCTTGGCGATGATGGAACCCGGTATCGGCTTTAATAAAGATCAGCTACAAACCAGAGCTGTTGAACAGGCCGATGGCAGTTATCTACTCAATGGTGCTAAAAGTCTGGTGGCTTTTGGTGCTGATGCCAAGGTGTTAATTGTATTTGCCCAAACAGTATCCCGGTCCGGCGATGTAACCGGCGTTAATGGGTTTATGCTTAGCGGTGATCACAGCGGCCTGTCCTTTGAGCGGGAAGATTATATGGGGCTGCGCCCGCTGGCGTTATATGCCATGACCCTGACAGATGTCGCCCTGCCTGCCAGCGCAAAAATGCGCGAACACTTTGATCTTTCTCGTTTCCATAACCTGAGCAAAATAGCATTAGCGGCTTTGGCTGTGGGTACTTGCCAAGCGGTACTGGATTATGTGGTGCCCTATGTGAATGAGCGGGTGGCTTTTGGTGAGCCGATTGCTAACCGTCAGTCGGTTGCTTTTTTGGTGGCGGATATGGCTACTGAATTGGAAGCCTTGCGATTAATGGTTTACCGCGCAGCCTCCCGGGCGGAGCAGGGCATGGATTTTAATCGCGAGGCTTTTTTGGTCCATCGCCAGGCGATTAAATACGGTATGAAAATTGGCAGCGATGGCGTGCAGTTACTGGGAGGGCATGGTTTTACTCGCGACCATCCGGTGGAGTTGTGGTACCGCAATCTGCGAGCGCTGGCCACACTCGATGGACTGTTAATGGCTTAA
- a CDS encoding RHS repeat domain-containing protein, producing the protein MKSNLNKRVFRVLLSAFIIIIAMPASRAESELYFIHSDHRGAPVAMTDANQEVVWTASYTPFGEAEVDEDPDGDGKRVEMNLRLPGQYYDKERGLYYNYYRDYDPSLGRYIQADPRGVSVDFSDPQRTLAIQLGIAKPSFSDVQMINHNYAYVASNPLKYVDPTGEILQYIIPAIGIGTAIVSAKQCSDAVDKDLGADRKREGDWKKCFSGDHSACSRANQERAEDRRRFFEETAPAIMEAGKAASSVTNDPTQMKGPPN; encoded by the coding sequence ATGAAAAGTAATCTAAATAAGAGAGTCTTTCGGGTATTACTAAGCGCGTTTATCATCATTATTGCGATGCCAGCTTCAAGGGCAGAATCGGAGCTATATTTTATTCACAGTGATCACCGGGGGGCTCCGGTGGCAATGACCGATGCAAACCAGGAAGTAGTGTGGACAGCTAGCTACACGCCGTTTGGTGAAGCGGAGGTGGATGAGGATCCTGATGGTGATGGTAAGCGAGTTGAGATGAATTTGCGTTTACCTGGTCAGTACTATGATAAAGAAAGAGGGTTATATTACAACTACTATCGGGATTATGATCCGTCGTTGGGAAGGTATATTCAGGCTGATCCCCGTGGAGTAAGTGTTGATTTTAGTGACCCGCAAAGGACGCTTGCTATACAGCTAGGCATAGCTAAGCCTAGCTTTTCCGATGTACAGATGATCAATCATAATTATGCCTATGTAGCTTCGAACCCTTTAAAATATGTTGACCCGACAGGTGAGATTCTGCAATACATAATCCCAGCCATAGGTATTGGTACTGCTATAGTCTCAGCTAAACAATGTTCAGACGCGGTTGATAAGGATTTGGGGGCCGACAGAAAGCGTGAAGGTGACTGGAAGAAATGCTTTTCAGGTGATCATTCTGCGTGCTCCAGAGCCAATCAGGAAAGAGCTGAGGACAGAAGAAGATTTTTTGAAGAAACTGCTCCGGCGATTATGGAGGCAGGGAAAGCTGCAAGCTCTGTAACAAATGATCCAACGCAGATGAAAGGACCACCCAACTAA
- a CDS encoding acyl-CoA dehydrogenase family protein codes for MNFEYSEKVAALREQVQAFIDEHITPNEALYHQQVAKNRWAEPAIMAEKKALAKAQGLWNFFLPLAYGEYSGGLTNLEYAPLAELMGRNHWASEVFNCAAPDTGNMEVLAKYGSEAQKQQWLEPLLAGEIRSAFAMTEPKVASSDATNIETSIVRDGDDYVINGHKFYISGANRENCKILIVMGKTDADNPSRHLQQSMVLVPTDTAGVEVVRAMTVFGYDDAPEGHAEVIFNNVRVPAENIILGEGRGFEVAQGRLGPGRIHHCMRSVGAAQKALEMMCKRVNEREVFGQPMAKNQSVREDIARSACQIEQARLMTLKAAQKMDTEGNKAAKDLIAMIKIVAPNMALDVIDRAIQIYGAVGVSQDTELAWMYAGQRTLRLADGPDQVHMMQLGRELAKRYNEA; via the coding sequence ATGAATTTCGAATACAGCGAAAAAGTCGCCGCCCTGCGTGAACAAGTGCAGGCCTTTATCGATGAACATATCACCCCCAACGAAGCACTCTACCACCAACAGGTAGCCAAAAACCGCTGGGCAGAACCGGCGATCATGGCAGAGAAAAAAGCCCTGGCTAAAGCGCAGGGGCTGTGGAATTTCTTTTTACCCTTGGCCTACGGTGAATACAGCGGCGGCCTGACCAACCTGGAATACGCACCACTGGCAGAACTGATGGGACGCAACCACTGGGCCTCAGAAGTGTTTAATTGCGCCGCCCCCGACACAGGTAATATGGAAGTGTTAGCCAAATACGGCAGCGAGGCGCAAAAGCAACAATGGCTGGAGCCTCTGCTGGCTGGAGAAATCCGCTCAGCCTTTGCTATGACGGAACCTAAAGTTGCCTCCAGTGATGCCACCAATATTGAAACCTCAATTGTGCGCGACGGTGATGACTATGTGATTAACGGCCATAAGTTCTATATCAGTGGCGCCAATCGTGAAAACTGTAAAATCCTGATCGTGATGGGTAAAACCGATGCCGATAATCCGAGCCGCCATTTACAGCAATCCATGGTGCTGGTGCCCACAGATACAGCGGGCGTTGAAGTCGTCAGGGCGATGACAGTCTTTGGTTATGACGATGCCCCGGAAGGCCATGCAGAAGTGATCTTTAATAATGTCCGCGTCCCTGCTGAAAATATTATTTTAGGGGAAGGCCGTGGTTTTGAAGTTGCCCAAGGGCGTTTGGGGCCGGGCCGTATTCACCACTGTATGCGCTCGGTGGGTGCCGCCCAGAAAGCGCTGGAAATGATGTGCAAACGCGTCAATGAGCGCGAAGTCTTTGGCCAGCCCATGGCGAAAAACCAATCTGTGCGTGAAGATATTGCCCGCTCTGCCTGCCAAATTGAGCAAGCCCGCTTAATGACCCTAAAAGCGGCGCAAAAAATGGATACCGAAGGCAATAAAGCCGCCAAGGATTTAATCGCCATGATCAAAATCGTTGCGCCCAATATGGCTTTGGATGTGATTGACCGTGCTATCCAGATTTACGGTGCCGTGGGCGTTAGCCAGGATACGGAGCTAGCCTGGATGTATGCCGGCCAGCGTACTTTGCGCCTGGCGGATGGCCCCGATCAGGTCCATATGATGCAACTGGGCCGGGAACTGGCCAAGCGCTATAACGAAGCTTGA
- a CDS encoding helix-turn-helix domain-containing protein codes for MALKYYDSPFHVTHDKETASKMAMKMDLSIMLSNLIKEQSWTQKQAAEKLGIQQSRVSDLKNAKIEKFTIDAMFDMLDVLGFRAQMSMPSLHEASIAISKVKVS; via the coding sequence ATGGCACTCAAATACTACGACAGCCCCTTCCATGTAACCCATGACAAGGAAACAGCAAGCAAGATGGCCATGAAAATGGACCTCTCCATCATGCTGTCAAACTTAATCAAAGAGCAAAGCTGGACCCAGAAGCAAGCAGCCGAAAAGTTAGGGATTCAACAGTCCAGAGTATCCGATTTAAAAAATGCAAAAATCGAAAAATTCACCATTGATGCCATGTTCGATATGCTGGATGTTTTGGGGTTTCGTGCACAGATGTCAATGCCGTCATTGCATGAGGCATCTATCGCTATATCAAAGGTGAAGGTTTCTTAA
- a CDS encoding LLM class F420-dependent oxidoreductase yields MNIPRQRVAMTIPGPTLTVADSIELAKKLEAEGWDDIWMADAGGLDAMTMAPLLLAATEKMRLGIAVVPVFTRTPAVLASTISVISQAFPERFVPGFGSSSHAIINNWHGLEMEKPLTRIKETMQLLRTMLAGEKTNFAGDTLKSRGYQQLPTPNQPIYLAGLRPKMVETAAEIGDGVILNLFPKSALAKIHEHIAIGAERAGKDPATIEVVSRHMIAVGEDKAMARDAFRRGFGPYYATPVYNKFLAWCGYPEAAAEIAAGFKNRDRERTAAALSDELIDEIAIIGTPDECRARVREYADAGIHTHVMAPMINHPDIIEQTATTFSKQHFNLNQ; encoded by the coding sequence TTGAACATACCAAGACAGCGCGTTGCCATGACCATACCTGGCCCCACCCTGACCGTAGCCGACTCTATTGAGCTGGCCAAAAAACTGGAAGCTGAAGGCTGGGATGATATCTGGATGGCCGATGCCGGAGGGCTGGATGCCATGACAATGGCTCCCCTACTATTAGCCGCCACCGAAAAAATGCGCCTTGGTATCGCCGTAGTCCCGGTATTTACTCGTACCCCGGCGGTGCTGGCCAGTACCATCTCAGTGATTAGCCAAGCCTTCCCTGAGCGCTTTGTGCCCGGCTTTGGCAGCTCCAGCCATGCCATTATTAATAACTGGCACGGCCTGGAAATGGAAAAACCCTTAACCCGTATTAAAGAAACCATGCAGTTGTTGCGGACCATGCTGGCCGGGGAAAAAACCAACTTTGCCGGTGATACCCTAAAAAGCCGCGGCTACCAACAACTCCCCACCCCCAACCAACCTATATACCTCGCCGGCCTGCGGCCAAAAATGGTAGAGACCGCAGCGGAAATTGGCGATGGTGTGATTCTGAATCTATTCCCTAAATCGGCCTTAGCCAAAATACACGAACATATTGCGATAGGGGCAGAGCGAGCTGGCAAAGACCCCGCCACTATCGAAGTGGTATCACGCCATATGATTGCAGTGGGCGAAGATAAGGCAATGGCCAGAGACGCCTTTAGAAGAGGCTTTGGCCCCTACTATGCCACCCCGGTCTACAATAAATTTTTAGCCTGGTGCGGCTACCCGGAAGCCGCAGCGGAAATCGCCGCAGGGTTTAAAAACCGTGACCGCGAACGCACCGCAGCCGCATTAAGCGACGAACTGATTGATGAAATAGCCATTATCGGTACCCCGGACGAATGCCGGGCTCGGGTGCGGGAATATGCCGATGCCGGGATTCATACCCATGTGATGGCACCGATGATCAATCACCCGGATATTATTGAACAAACCGCTACCACCTTTAGCAAACAGCATTTTAATCTCAACCAATAG
- a CDS encoding helix-turn-helix domain-containing protein encodes MILSEILAENLKARRGKLTQAEFARKLGGSRATLTRLENAGGNFRLQGGDFIS; translated from the coding sequence ATGATTCTTTCTGAAATACTTGCAGAAAACTTAAAGGCGCGCCGAGGTAAACTTACCCAGGCTGAGTTTGCTCGTAAGTTGGGGGGTAGTCGAGCGACTTTAACCAGGCTGGAAAATGCAGGGGGAAATTTCAGGTTGCAGGGTGGGGATTTTATCTCTTGA
- a CDS encoding type II toxin-antitoxin system RelE/ParE family toxin — translation MKKFAFVNDAAEREYKGLPVDIQDEFGKDLRRIQYGQNPELVIRHLNSLGAGVVELKINGSPAFRCVYVVKYLDTVVVLHSFTKTTNGVDRQAMKVAEQRLKELKAAL, via the coding sequence ATGAAGAAATTTGCTTTTGTAAATGATGCGGCTGAGCGGGAATACAAAGGGTTACCCGTAGATATCCAGGATGAGTTCGGAAAGGACCTGAGGCGAATTCAGTATGGACAAAATCCAGAGCTGGTTATTAGGCACTTGAATAGTCTGGGGGCAGGGGTTGTAGAACTGAAAATTAATGGCAGCCCTGCTTTTAGATGTGTCTATGTGGTTAAGTATTTGGATACGGTTGTTGTGCTGCATTCTTTTACTAAAACAACCAATGGCGTTGACCGGCAAGCCATGAAGGTTGCCGAACAACGACTAAAAGAACTTAAGGCTGCTCTTTAA
- a CDS encoding helix-turn-helix domain-containing protein: MATRNQTYRTRLAKYLRTRRGKLSQAEFAKKLSISQSTLARIECEDQNVTIDMLELMCKRLKCNLSELIPGS, translated from the coding sequence ATGGCTACCAGAAACCAAACATACCGCACCCGTCTTGCAAAATATCTACGCACCCGTAGGGGTAAGCTGAGCCAGGCTGAGTTTGCCAAGAAGCTATCGATTAGCCAGTCGACTTTAGCCCGTATTGAATGTGAAGATCAGAATGTCACGATTGATATGCTGGAATTGATGTGTAAGCGGTTGAAATGTAATCTTTCTGAGCTTATCCCTGGTAGCTAA
- a CDS encoding arylsulfatase: MQVFSFFLLLLFSLMYSTAQADTPRPNIVMILVDDAGLMDFQPFGSEARMPNIQQLADQGVSFTHYRTSPLCSPSRAMLLTGVDNHRTGVATIREVIPDQHLNQPGYSLSLEPGVKTIADHLRSAGYRTYMTGKWHMGDKVKDLPVSHGFDRSFVLDASGADNWEQRPYMAYYATAPWYEDDKPATLPEDFYSSEFIVSKMLEYLEGDYTTAEEQQKPFFAYLAFQAIHIPIQAPREFTENYNGVFDQGWHKLREQRWQKAQALGLVPEGAPLASIPEDLREWENLSDEERRYYAKAMQVNAGMLEAMDFHIGRLMQWLEERGELDNTVFVVTSDNGPEFNDMATNPGIRLWNAISGYQNDIETMGEKNSLVSIGPEWAYAAASPSKQFKFYTHDGGIRVPLIMSGPGLPEGERRSAFSLVTDITPTLLDYLQLSVKPEVAITGRSLKPVIEDSSAVIYGLEDAVGIEVAGNAALFKGDYKLSRNLPPYGDGQWRLFNVATDPGETQDLTDANPALFQQLLKDYQGYAEDFGVQAMPPGYNSIEMVTRNTVKKMFQQYRSIILSMLVVVVIIVVLIIRKFKKVFTMEKVIRGLTIFAGFLFVALGIRWVAEPEAIAAQLGMPLMEGTALNTQIGDMGAFFFAGGLMALIGVFSGKREWFYSAMLLIGSAGVFRVLALLVQDAELPIDKLVVEIVIFSLLLAASKTLTPKNE; encoded by the coding sequence ATGCAAGTGTTTTCATTTTTTCTGTTGCTACTTTTTTCTCTGATGTACTCGACCGCACAGGCCGACACACCCCGCCCCAATATAGTAATGATCCTGGTGGACGATGCCGGGCTAATGGATTTTCAACCCTTTGGCAGTGAAGCCCGCATGCCCAATATCCAGCAACTGGCGGACCAGGGAGTAAGCTTTACTCACTACCGCACATCCCCACTATGCTCACCCTCAAGAGCAATGCTATTAACCGGCGTGGATAATCATCGCACCGGTGTAGCGACCATTCGCGAAGTGATTCCCGATCAACACCTTAACCAGCCTGGCTATAGCTTGTCGCTTGAGCCCGGTGTTAAAACTATTGCCGACCATCTGCGCAGCGCCGGTTATCGCACCTATATGACCGGTAAATGGCATATGGGCGACAAGGTGAAAGACTTACCCGTTAGCCATGGCTTTGACCGCTCCTTTGTACTGGATGCCTCCGGTGCCGACAACTGGGAACAGCGGCCCTATATGGCCTACTACGCCACCGCGCCCTGGTATGAAGACGACAAGCCCGCCACTCTGCCGGAAGATTTTTATTCGTCGGAATTTATTGTCAGTAAAATGCTGGAATATCTGGAAGGGGATTACACAACCGCCGAAGAACAACAAAAACCGTTTTTTGCCTATCTGGCTTTTCAGGCGATTCATATTCCGATTCAGGCACCGCGGGAATTTACAGAAAACTATAACGGCGTATTTGATCAAGGCTGGCATAAATTGCGAGAGCAACGCTGGCAAAAAGCGCAGGCGCTGGGTTTAGTGCCTGAAGGCGCGCCTCTGGCTTCCATTCCCGAGGACTTACGTGAGTGGGAAAATTTAAGTGATGAAGAGCGCCGCTATTATGCCAAAGCGATGCAGGTGAATGCCGGTATGCTGGAAGCCATGGATTTTCATATTGGACGCTTAATGCAATGGTTAGAAGAACGCGGCGAACTCGACAATACTGTATTTGTAGTCACCTCGGACAACGGCCCGGAATTTAACGATATGGCGACCAACCCCGGTATCCGTCTGTGGAACGCGATCAGTGGTTACCAAAATGATATTGAGACCATGGGTGAGAAAAACAGCCTGGTATCGATTGGCCCTGAATGGGCCTATGCGGCAGCATCACCCAGCAAGCAATTTAAGTTTTATACCCATGATGGAGGTATTCGCGTGCCACTGATTATGTCAGGCCCGGGTTTGCCGGAAGGTGAGCGGCGTTCAGCGTTTTCTCTGGTGACGGATATTACGCCTACATTGCTGGATTATTTGCAGTTATCGGTTAAACCTGAGGTAGCGATAACGGGCCGCAGTTTAAAGCCGGTTATTGAAGATAGCAGCGCAGTGATTTATGGTCTCGAAGACGCGGTTGGTATTGAAGTGGCCGGTAATGCGGCACTGTTTAAGGGCGACTATAAATTAAGCCGTAACCTGCCGCCTTATGGTGATGGTCAGTGGCGATTGTTTAATGTAGCAACTGATCCCGGTGAGACACAGGATTTGACGGACGCTAACCCTGCGCTATTCCAGCAGTTATTAAAAGACTACCAAGGCTATGCCGAGGACTTTGGTGTGCAGGCAATGCCACCTGGCTATAACTCGATAGAAATGGTAACGCGCAATACCGTAAAAAAAATGTTTCAGCAGTATCGGTCTATTATTCTGTCGATGCTGGTTGTAGTCGTCATTATTGTTGTGTTAATTATTAGAAAATTTAAAAAGGTTTTTACAATGGAAAAAGTGATTCGTGGTTTAACGATTTTTGCCGGATTTTTATTTGTGGCATTGGGTATTCGCTGGGTAGCGGAACCTGAAGCGATTGCGGCGCAATTAGGGATGCCATTAATGGAAGGCACAGCACTCAATACACAAATTGGTGACATGGGTGCTTTCTTTTTTGCCGGTGGTTTGATGGCGCTGATCGGTGTATTTAGCGGCAAGCGTGAGTGGTTTTACTCGGCGATGTTATTGATAGGTAGTGCTGGTGTTTTTCGTGTATTGGCGTTGTTGGTGCAGGATGCAGAATTGCCAATAGATAAACTGGTAGTGGAAATTGTGATTTTCTCCCTGCTTTTAGCCGCCTCAAAAACCCTAACCCCAAAAAACGAATAA
- a CDS encoding TonB-dependent receptor: MIVKRLPLAIATSLAISASQVSAQGAPALEEIIVTATKKMQTVQDTPITLTAFGDQAIQEAGINDTTDLAIMTPSLNTNVNTSPFTARFSVRGIGTAQTDPALEPSVGLFVDGVFIGRSGLGMSDLTDIERIEILQGPQGTLYGKNTNAGAISVFTKGPNEDFFEGYVEATAGNYNLQKITAAATGPITDSVSYRLSATQHERDGYMENAARGGEDLNAADDWNVIGKLKFEINDELIVLLSGSHVERDSNCCAADAIQPDIVNDELIAQGFKPDSNDPFDNKIAVDVDSEFELESDNLALTVEFEPEWGEIKSITAWNDYSYNFSSDVDRSELDIYPWLEEYNAGDSWSQELRFSSENEEGDIEYQIGLFYYEQTTKRGDGRPDDGSTGTIIGDDFLGIASQLGLPFPLPVNLIAQPGDNIYVDHVWDNETLAIFGQTTWHVGDRLHITGGLRWTEEKKDADLYSVVNSTAFSASLGLGSLQESVLQPIDAKLDRTSEDVNWLLNASYDLNNDVMLFASASTGTKSGGFNGSNGDVEDREFDDEETISYEVGVKSTLMDSRLRINATAFYTEISDYQSQQQQESGVGTIVGNEGEVVTSGLDLSADMLPLPNLTVTAGILYMDRYEITEGSAEGNDLPFTAEFSGNLAATLVFPLADGGLYVRGDYSYMGEHLTNASAITRDSDVQKRDVYNLKTGWRNDNWDISVWGKNLKDDEYATLTTNTFLFTGMDAYFLAPPRTYGGTVRYSF, translated from the coding sequence ATGATCGTAAAACGCCTGCCATTGGCTATAGCCACCAGCCTTGCTATCAGTGCTTCCCAGGTTTCAGCACAGGGAGCCCCGGCACTGGAAGAAATTATTGTTACAGCTACTAAAAAGATGCAAACGGTGCAGGATACGCCGATCACCTTGACCGCCTTTGGCGACCAGGCCATTCAGGAAGCGGGGATTAATGACACCACCGACCTGGCGATTATGACCCCAAGCTTAAATACCAATGTCAATACCAGCCCCTTTACCGCCCGCTTTTCGGTGCGCGGTATTGGTACCGCGCAAACCGACCCGGCCTTGGAACCTTCTGTAGGTTTATTTGTTGATGGCGTTTTTATTGGTCGCTCTGGCTTGGGCATGTCGGACTTAACCGATATCGAACGTATTGAAATTTTGCAGGGGCCACAGGGTACCCTCTACGGTAAAAACACCAACGCCGGTGCGATCAGTGTATTTACCAAAGGCCCTAACGAAGATTTTTTTGAAGGCTATGTAGAAGCCACCGCCGGTAACTATAATCTGCAAAAAATTACCGCCGCCGCTACCGGCCCTATTACCGACAGCGTGTCTTACCGCCTCTCCGCCACCCAACATGAACGTGACGGCTATATGGAAAATGCTGCCCGCGGTGGTGAAGACCTCAATGCCGCCGATGATTGGAATGTCATCGGTAAGTTAAAATTTGAAATTAACGATGAGCTCATTGTGCTGCTAAGCGGTAGCCATGTTGAACGTGACAGCAACTGCTGCGCCGCCGATGCCATCCAGCCTGATATCGTCAATGACGAGTTAATCGCCCAGGGCTTTAAGCCTGATAGCAATGATCCCTTTGATAATAAAATTGCGGTGGATGTCGACAGTGAATTTGAACTCGAATCTGACAATCTTGCACTGACGGTTGAGTTTGAACCTGAATGGGGTGAAATTAAATCGATTACCGCCTGGAATGACTATAGCTATAACTTCAGCAGCGATGTTGACCGCTCCGAACTGGATATCTACCCGTGGCTGGAAGAATATAATGCTGGCGATAGCTGGTCACAGGAACTGCGCTTTTCATCTGAAAATGAAGAAGGCGATATCGAATACCAGATCGGTTTATTTTATTATGAGCAAACCACCAAGCGCGGCGATGGCAGACCGGATGATGGAAGCACCGGTACCATTATCGGCGACGATTTCTTAGGTATTGCCAGCCAGTTAGGACTGCCCTTCCCACTACCCGTCAACCTTATTGCCCAGCCCGGTGATAATATTTATGTAGACCATGTCTGGGATAATGAAACCTTGGCTATCTTTGGCCAGACCACCTGGCATGTGGGTGACCGCCTGCATATTACCGGCGGCCTGCGCTGGACCGAAGAAAAGAAAGACGCAGACTTATATTCCGTCGTGAATTCCACCGCCTTTTCAGCCTCTCTTGGCCTTGGCTCACTACAGGAATCCGTACTACAGCCAATCGACGCCAAACTGGACCGTACCAGCGAAGATGTTAACTGGTTGCTAAACGCCAGCTATGACTTAAACAATGACGTTATGCTGTTTGCCAGTGCCTCGACCGGTACCAAGTCCGGTGGCTTTAATGGCTCCAACGGTGATGTGGAAGACCGCGAGTTTGATGACGAAGAAACCATCAGCTATGAAGTGGGTGTTAAATCTACCTTGATGGATTCGAGATTACGAATCAACGCCACCGCTTTCTATACAGAAATTAGCGACTACCAATCTCAGCAACAACAAGAGAGCGGTGTTGGCACCATTGTGGGCAACGAAGGTGAGGTTGTAACCTCGGGTCTGGACCTGAGTGCAGATATGTTGCCGCTGCCTAACCTAACCGTTACTGCCGGTATCTTGTATATGGACCGCTATGAAATTACCGAAGGCTCTGCCGAAGGCAATGACCTGCCCTTTACCGCCGAGTTTAGCGGTAATCTGGCTGCCACTCTGGTCTTCCCGTTAGCCGATGGCGGTCTTTATGTCCGCGGCGATTACAGCTATATGGGCGAGCACCTGACCAATGCCTCGGCAATCACCCGCGACTCTGATGTTCAGAAACGGGATGTTTATAACTTGAAAACCGGCTGGCGCAATGACAACTGGGATATTTCAGTCTGGGGTAAAAACCTGAAAGACGATGAATATGCCACATTGACCACCAACACCTTTCTCTTTACCGGTATGGATGCCTACTTCCTGGCACCGCCACGCACCTATGGCGGTACCGTTAGATACAGTTTTTAA